The segment ATCACAGGCAGCTGGGAACAGGCAACTTGGTATTACTTCTTATTATCTCCTTTAATTTAACTCCTTTACTCGTTTTGCTTACCTCTATGTCGGTTTTCCGGATATCTTTTTATTTCTTGACATAAAAACAGTCTGTAGGTTAGAATCCAAAGTTATGGCAACGGATTATAAAGATACGCTCAATTTACCTGAGACGGACTTTCCGATGAAAGCCAACCTCTCAAAGAGAGAACTTGAATTTCTTACTCTCTGGAAAGAAACCGGTCTTTATAATAAAATGTTGAAGAAAAACTCAGGGAATCCACCTTATATCCTTCATGACGGCCCACCCTACGCTAACGGACACATCCATATAGGACACGCCTTAAATAAAATTCTTAAAGATATAATTGTTAAGTTTAATTCCATGAAAGGAAACTTTAGCCCATATGTGCCGGGCTGGGACTGCCACGGTCTTCCCATCGAACTTCAGGTTGACAAAAACCTCGGAAGCAAGAAACACGAAATTACCATACAACAAAAGAGAAAACTTTGCAGGGAATATGCCGGTAAATTCATTGATATCCAGCGGGATGAGTTTATGAGGCTTGGCGGACTTGGCGATTGGTTTAACCCCTACATAACAATGACATATGGTTATGAGGCGGCAATAGTCGGGGAGTTTTTCAAGTTTCTGAAAAACGGATATGTCTATAGAGGACGAAAACCCGTCCACTGGTGCTCATCATGTATAACAGCTCTGGCTGAGGCCGAGGTTGAGTATGCTGAGAAGCAATCACCCTCAATTTACGTAAAATTTAAACTTACAGGAGATAGTACCGAAAAACTTGACCTTAAAAATAAGGATATTTATATTGTAATCTGGACAACCACACCGTGGACACTTCCAGCTAATTTAGCCCTTGCCGTTGACCCAGATGTTAAATACGCTGTCCTTGAAAACAATGAACAATTCTACATCGTGGCAATGGAACTTATCGAAAAAATTGCAGGGGAAACAGGACTTACAGGCAAAGTGCAAAAATCTGTAACAGGCTCTGAATTAGCAGGCCTTCAAGCTCATCATCCTTTTATAGAGAGGCTTTCAACCGTAATAACCGGTGATTTCGTAACGGTTACAGACGGCACAGGCATTGTCCATATAGCGCCGGGGCATGGTGAGGATGACTATCGGGCCGGGCTAAAAAACGCTCTCGAGATATATGTACCGGTTGACGATACAGGGAAATTCACAAAAAGCGCCGGATTTCTGCAAGGTAAGTTTGTATTTGCAGCAAATGCGGAAATCATAGAGCATCTTCGTCAAAACGGCTCTTTAATACATGCCTCTGATATAACTCACTCCTACCCACACTGTTGGAGATGCAAAAAACCGGTGATATTCAGAGCTACCGAGCAGTGGTTTATCTCAATGGATGCCGGTAATCTTAAACAACGCTGTCTGAAAGAGATAGACACTGTGCAGTGGGTGCCGGGCTGGGGAAAAGACAGAATAGTGGGAACGATGAAAAATCGCCCTGACTGGTGTATATCCAGGCAGCGCACATGGGGTGTGCCGATTGCTGTGTTTTTGTGTAAAGAGTGCTCTGAACCTGTAACTGAGCCGGAAATCCTTGATCGGATTGTCAAAATTTTTAGCGAGAAAAGTTCCGATATTTGGTTTGATATAAACCCTGAGGGGTTTTTGCCTGCCGGTTATGCATGTAAGAAGTGCGGACATGGTTCATTTAAGAAGGAAACCGACATACTGGATGTATGGTTTGACTCAGGAGTCAGTCATGCTGCGGTTTTAGAAAATGTAAAGGGGCTGGCGTGGCCTGCTGATATGTATCTTGAGGGCAGTGACCAGCACAGAGGGTGGTTTCAAAGCTCACTTATTGCAGCAACAGCCACCCGTGGCAAGGCCCCCTTTCGTACAGTTTTAACCCACGGTTTTGTTGTTGACGGCAAGGGCAAGAAGATGTCCAAATCCCTTGGCAACGTGATCTCCCCCGATGAAGTAATTAATAAAAGCGGAGCCGAAATTCTGAGGCTTTGGAGCTCTGCCGAGGACTACAGAAATGACGTGCGAATTTCAAATGAGATAATGGCACGGCTTACCGAGGCTTACCGAAAGATTCGCAACACCGCACGATTTCTGCTGGGTAATATATCAGACTTTGACGGCGCTGATATGAGTAAATCCCTGTTGGAAGCAGACCAGTGGGCGATGTCCCGGCTTGAGCAGTTGAAAAAGGTGGTAACTACCTCCTATGAGAGCTTTGAGTTTCACGAGGTCTATCACACTTTACATAATTTCTGCATAGTGGATATGAGCTCATTTTATCTGGACATTTTAAAAGACAGGGTTTATACATTTAAAAAGGACTCAACAGAGAGGCGCTCAGCCCAGTGGGTAATGCTTCAGATAGTATCATCTATGGCACGTTTGATGGCGCCGATTCTTTCCTTTACAGCAGAGGAGGTTTGGCAGTCACTGAGGAAATCAAAGGCAGGGGCTACGATGTGTCCTGAGGAAAGCGTGTTTCTTACATCATTTCCGGTAGTTGACGGCGTATTTTTGAATGAGAAGATTGAGGAGCGCTGGGCTAAGTTAATTAGTGTTAGAGATGTAGCCAACAAAGCGCTTGAACTTAAAAGACAGGAGAAATTCATTGGTAACGCACTTGAAGCAAAACTTCTCATTTATGCCGATAACAGCTTGTATTCATTGCTTAAAGCATATGAGAGTTTTCTGCCGACACTGTTTATTGTCTCTCAGGCTTTCCTGCATAAATATGATGGCTCTGAGATTGACAACAGTTGCTTTATGAGTGATGATATTAAGGGGCTTGCCGTAAAGGTTCTGAAAGCGGATGGGCTGAAGTGCCAGAGGTGTTGGAACTATAGTGAGACGGTAGGAACGATTATCGATACACCGGAGATTTGCAACCGTTGCCATGATGTGCTTAACTAATAAACTTCCACAATGTTTTAACTTCTGACAAATGGGATTATTTAAAGAACGGTCACCATACTTTTTGGTATCGCTGTGTGTTTTTATATTCGATCAGCTCACTAAATATCTGATAACCGTGAAACTTACCCTCTATGAGGTAGTTCCGGTTTTTTCATTTTTTAATATAGTCAGTGTAAGAAACCGTGGTTCAGCTTTCAGCATGTTTCAGAGTCTTGGCAATCCGATTTTTATAACTATAACGCTGATAGCGCTTGTGGTGATAGTGGTATTGCTGATTAAGTCCGGCAAAAAAGAAACCCTTTCATATGCACTGCTTTTAGGGGGAGCGGCGGGAAATCTCTTTGACCGGATAATTCGGGGCAGCGTGGTTGATTTCCTTGACTGCCATATAGGCAACTACCACTGGCCTGCGTTTAATGTTGCCGATTCGGCATTAACCATAGGGATTTTCCTTATCATTTTGAATCAGCTTGTATTGATGAAAAAGAAGGAGTAGTACCAATTGGTATAGCATGGTTTGATACCAGGTTGCAGTCAGAAGTAAAACACAGGCGGCAAGGAGAAAGCAACGCAGGCGTACTGTTTAGTACGTTGAGGAACTTTTGACGAAGCCAACGAAGTTAGACGATTGAATGCAACCTGGTATGTACGTAGCCTTGTTTTGTAAAGAGCTCCTGGAATACAGGCAACTAGGGCATAACCGGGGATAAGCTATCCAGTGCGGTTGTTTCTTTAAAGCCAAACATTATATTCATATTTTGAACAGCCTGACCGGAGGCCCCCTTTAGGAGATTATCAATTGCAGATACTACAATCAGCGTCTTATTGGCATTTATTGACAGCCCTATGT is part of the Nitrospirae bacterium YQR-1 genome and harbors:
- the ileS gene encoding isoleucine--tRNA ligase; protein product: MATDYKDTLNLPETDFPMKANLSKRELEFLTLWKETGLYNKMLKKNSGNPPYILHDGPPYANGHIHIGHALNKILKDIIVKFNSMKGNFSPYVPGWDCHGLPIELQVDKNLGSKKHEITIQQKRKLCREYAGKFIDIQRDEFMRLGGLGDWFNPYITMTYGYEAAIVGEFFKFLKNGYVYRGRKPVHWCSSCITALAEAEVEYAEKQSPSIYVKFKLTGDSTEKLDLKNKDIYIVIWTTTPWTLPANLALAVDPDVKYAVLENNEQFYIVAMELIEKIAGETGLTGKVQKSVTGSELAGLQAHHPFIERLSTVITGDFVTVTDGTGIVHIAPGHGEDDYRAGLKNALEIYVPVDDTGKFTKSAGFLQGKFVFAANAEIIEHLRQNGSLIHASDITHSYPHCWRCKKPVIFRATEQWFISMDAGNLKQRCLKEIDTVQWVPGWGKDRIVGTMKNRPDWCISRQRTWGVPIAVFLCKECSEPVTEPEILDRIVKIFSEKSSDIWFDINPEGFLPAGYACKKCGHGSFKKETDILDVWFDSGVSHAAVLENVKGLAWPADMYLEGSDQHRGWFQSSLIAATATRGKAPFRTVLTHGFVVDGKGKKMSKSLGNVISPDEVINKSGAEILRLWSSAEDYRNDVRISNEIMARLTEAYRKIRNTARFLLGNISDFDGADMSKSLLEADQWAMSRLEQLKKVVTTSYESFEFHEVYHTLHNFCIVDMSSFYLDILKDRVYTFKKDSTERRSAQWVMLQIVSSMARLMAPILSFTAEEVWQSLRKSKAGATMCPEESVFLTSFPVVDGVFLNEKIEERWAKLISVRDVANKALELKRQEKFIGNALEAKLLIYADNSLYSLLKAYESFLPTLFIVSQAFLHKYDGSEIDNSCFMSDDIKGLAVKVLKADGLKCQRCWNYSETVGTIIDTPEICNRCHDVLN
- the lspA gene encoding signal peptidase II, which encodes MGLFKERSPYFLVSLCVFIFDQLTKYLITVKLTLYEVVPVFSFFNIVSVRNRGSAFSMFQSLGNPIFITITLIALVVIVVLLIKSGKKETLSYALLLGGAAGNLFDRIIRGSVVDFLDCHIGNYHWPAFNVADSALTIGIFLIILNQLVLMKKKE